A DNA window from Mariprofundus aestuarium contains the following coding sequences:
- a CDS encoding chemotaxis protein CheW yields MQLCTFKLGDYFFGVNVEKVQEVIRHQEMTRIPLANKEVRGLINLRGQIVTAVDLRLLLGLTGFSSSDEPMNIIIQDEDGAVSFQVDEIGDVLEVEESSFEYPPETLKGIARELIQGAYKLTDRLLLVLDAEKAVAMTA; encoded by the coding sequence ATGCAACTATGTACATTTAAGCTCGGGGATTACTTCTTTGGTGTGAATGTGGAAAAGGTTCAGGAGGTCATCCGCCATCAGGAGATGACCAGAATCCCTCTGGCCAATAAGGAAGTTCGTGGCCTTATCAATCTGCGCGGCCAAATAGTGACGGCAGTAGACCTGCGCCTGTTACTTGGGTTGACCGGATTCTCATCTTCAGATGAGCCGATGAATATCATCATCCAGGATGAAGATGGCGCGGTCAGCTTTCAGGTGGATGAGATCGGAGATGTTCTTGAGGTGGAGGAGTCCAGCTTTGAGTACCCCCCGGAAACACTCAAGGGTATAGCCCGGGAGTTGATTCAGGGAGCCTACAAGCTCACAGACCGACTTTTACTTGTTTTAGATGCCGAGAAGGCCGTGGCGATGACCGCCTGA
- a CDS encoding chemotaxis protein CheA: MNEMDEMDEMDEVIQEFIVESNENLDNLDNDLLALEEDPSNAEIMGSIFRTIHTIKGTCGFLGFGKLEKVSHVGENLLSKLREGELQLTKKRTTALLQMVDAIRQMLVCVEETKSDGEKEYLELIEILAALQIDDAEAEQGDTPPDAAPSVEAEFPEEEVKVKPIGEMLVSSGVATSAQVADAIKQQLDGNKAPVGEILVNQGVVDKGSVAKAVDKQSEAKSRAPAASAGSIRVDVNLLDQLMNLVGELVLIRNQVLQFGETFDSPVFSTTSQHLSQVTSELQEQVMQTRMQPIGGVWSKFPRVVRDLSQGCGKQVRLEMEGKETDLDKSLIEAIKDPLTHLVRNSVDHGIEMPEVRSANGKPAEGVITLRAYHEGGQVNIEICDDGAGIDPEKLKNKALEKGLISEDQAERMGEKEALNLIFKAGFSTAAAVTNISGRGVGMDVVKTNIENLGGVVDISSRLGEGTTMRIKIPLTLAIIPALTISCAGDRYAIPQINLMELLLLEGEDAKSGIENLHGVPVYRLRGKLLPLLYLNKELWNEEPAEDEEANNNINIVVLKAGELQFGLVVDEVNDTQEVVVKPLGKQLKGISSLAGATIMGDGHVAIILDVFGLADNAKLLSEATHQGEGVHGEQEVAEESEKVSLVLLRNPDGGRMTVPLSEVTRLEEIQRTSIERVGNEQVVRYRGQIMTLIDVFSLLPERRSPERITADAQKDAESVVAYQPAESSSVVQVVVCTKDGKAIGLVVDQVLDVAEEAVEISGESSRKGVSATAVIQDRVTEFLDVDEVIAMSKVKPDGQARRGDNNATMYI; this comes from the coding sequence GTGAATGAAATGGACGAAATGGACGAAATGGATGAAGTAATCCAGGAATTTATCGTTGAGAGCAATGAGAACCTGGATAACTTGGATAATGATCTTCTGGCGCTCGAAGAGGACCCATCAAATGCGGAAATCATGGGTAGTATCTTCCGCACCATTCATACAATCAAAGGAACTTGCGGTTTCCTGGGTTTCGGAAAGCTGGAGAAGGTTTCGCATGTTGGGGAAAACCTGCTGAGCAAGTTGCGCGAGGGCGAGCTTCAACTGACCAAGAAACGGACGACTGCACTGCTACAAATGGTTGATGCAATTCGCCAGATGCTTGTCTGCGTTGAGGAGACCAAAAGCGACGGCGAGAAAGAGTACTTGGAGTTGATAGAAATTCTGGCGGCACTGCAGATCGATGATGCAGAAGCAGAGCAGGGCGATACTCCCCCTGACGCAGCCCCGAGCGTAGAAGCCGAGTTTCCTGAAGAGGAAGTTAAGGTCAAACCAATTGGGGAGATGCTTGTTAGCTCAGGCGTTGCGACCTCCGCTCAAGTGGCAGATGCCATTAAGCAGCAGCTGGATGGAAATAAGGCCCCTGTGGGTGAAATTCTTGTTAATCAGGGTGTGGTTGATAAAGGCTCAGTCGCCAAAGCGGTAGATAAACAGAGCGAGGCTAAGTCTCGGGCGCCTGCTGCCTCCGCTGGTTCCATTCGGGTTGATGTCAACCTGCTGGATCAGTTAATGAATCTGGTCGGCGAACTGGTGTTGATACGCAATCAGGTGCTGCAGTTTGGCGAAACATTCGACAGTCCGGTATTTTCCACAACATCTCAGCACTTGAGCCAGGTGACCTCGGAGCTGCAGGAGCAGGTGATGCAGACCCGGATGCAGCCTATTGGTGGCGTCTGGAGCAAATTCCCGCGCGTGGTCCGGGATCTGTCGCAGGGATGTGGAAAACAGGTTCGCCTTGAAATGGAAGGTAAGGAGACCGATCTCGATAAGTCATTGATTGAAGCGATCAAGGATCCGCTAACGCATCTTGTGCGCAACTCTGTGGATCATGGCATTGAAATGCCGGAGGTCCGCAGTGCCAACGGTAAACCGGCTGAAGGTGTGATAACACTGCGTGCATATCACGAAGGTGGACAGGTCAATATTGAAATTTGTGACGATGGTGCCGGTATAGATCCTGAGAAACTGAAAAACAAAGCACTGGAGAAGGGTCTGATCAGCGAGGATCAGGCTGAGAGAATGGGTGAAAAAGAGGCGCTGAATCTGATTTTCAAGGCCGGTTTTTCAACGGCAGCCGCAGTCACCAACATCTCTGGTCGCGGGGTCGGCATGGATGTGGTCAAAACCAACATCGAAAACCTCGGTGGTGTTGTTGATATCTCCAGCCGGTTGGGCGAAGGCACCACCATGCGGATTAAGATTCCTCTGACGCTGGCGATTATTCCGGCGCTTACTATCTCCTGTGCCGGTGATCGTTATGCCATCCCCCAGATCAATCTGATGGAGCTGTTGCTGCTTGAAGGTGAAGACGCCAAATCCGGCATCGAGAATCTTCATGGCGTACCTGTCTACAGACTGCGCGGCAAACTCCTGCCGCTGCTCTATCTAAACAAGGAATTGTGGAATGAAGAGCCTGCAGAGGATGAGGAGGCTAACAACAATATCAATATTGTTGTTTTGAAAGCAGGAGAGCTGCAGTTCGGACTGGTTGTGGATGAGGTCAATGACACGCAGGAGGTTGTTGTTAAGCCGCTTGGCAAGCAGCTGAAGGGAATCAGCAGTCTGGCAGGTGCAACTATTATGGGTGATGGCCACGTGGCCATCATTTTGGATGTGTTCGGGCTGGCTGATAATGCCAAGCTGCTTTCTGAGGCTACTCATCAGGGTGAGGGTGTTCATGGTGAACAAGAAGTCGCGGAAGAGTCAGAGAAGGTCTCTCTGGTTCTGCTGCGCAACCCTGATGGTGGTCGCATGACAGTGCCTCTTTCAGAAGTGACGCGCCTTGAGGAGATCCAGAGAACATCTATTGAACGTGTCGGTAACGAGCAGGTTGTTCGTTACCGAGGGCAGATTATGACCCTTATAGATGTCTTTTCCCTGTTGCCTGAGCGGCGCAGCCCGGAGCGCATCACAGCTGATGCACAAAAAGACGCGGAAAGTGTAGTTGCATACCAGCCCGCTGAAAGCAGCAGCGTAGTTCAGGTTGTTGTATGTACAAAAGATGGTAAAGCCATTGGTCTTGTAGTGGATCAGGTGCTTGATGTTGCAGAGGAGGCTGTTGAGATCTCGGGAGAGTCCAGCCGCAAAGGGGTTTCCGCCACAGCCGTGATTCAGGATCGAGTGACCGAGTTCCTGGACGTTGATGAGGTGATTGCCATGAGCAAGGTAAAACCAGACGGTCAGGCTCGGAGGGGTGATAACAATGCAACTATGTACATTTAA